Proteins co-encoded in one Bacteroidota bacterium genomic window:
- a CDS encoding T9SS type A sorting domain-containing protein — translation MNSKFLPFSILAIILSSTLSFAQLDTSNGRYYSQIFSNVTTSSNVVFGSYISFGLQTNLTMDIYQPTGDVATMRPLIVLAHGGSFQFGDKNEADIVAMCQTFAKMGYVTCSINYRTGFFPIDSVNATQAVLKATQDMKAAVRFFRKDAATANTYKIHPDYVYVGGSSAGAFMALHLAYMDQPSEFPLGLATLTSLGGLEGTSGNPGYPSYASAVINLCGALGDAAYLQAGDVPFVSMHGNADATVPYAHAIIVSLGYSVMYVDGSSSIHARALAVGVNNPFYTFNGADHVPYLNNAAYLDTTINYVRDFLLPLVAAAPLKTSSNVSSDEQLTTYPNPSEGTIFVDYTFKNSSTLKYELIDLSGRTIQSGILNSQLNQLSTSKVKSGLYLLQLTDEAKHSTLSKVMVR, via the coding sequence ATGAACAGTAAATTTTTACCCTTCAGCATCCTAGCAATCATTTTATCTTCAACGCTTTCATTTGCTCAACTCGATACGAGCAATGGACGTTATTATTCTCAAATTTTTAGTAATGTAACTACCAGTTCAAACGTAGTTTTTGGTTCATACATTAGTTTTGGATTACAAACCAATCTTACCATGGATATTTATCAACCAACAGGAGATGTGGCTACCATGCGACCGCTGATAGTTTTGGCGCATGGAGGAAGTTTTCAGTTTGGCGATAAAAATGAAGCGGATATTGTTGCCATGTGTCAAACTTTTGCAAAGATGGGATATGTAACTTGTTCCATTAATTATCGCACCGGCTTTTTTCCAATTGATTCGGTAAATGCTACACAGGCTGTATTAAAAGCTACACAAGACATGAAAGCTGCAGTTCGTTTTTTTCGTAAAGATGCAGCCACAGCAAATACTTATAAAATACATCCCGATTATGTGTATGTTGGAGGGAGTTCGGCCGGAGCATTTATGGCCTTGCATTTAGCTTATATGGATCAACCATCCGAATTTCCTTTGGGATTAGCTACTTTGACAAGCTTAGGTGGACTTGAAGGTACAAGCGGAAATCCGGGCTATCCGAGCTATGCAAGCGCAGTTATTAATTTATGCGGGGCTTTAGGCGATGCAGCTTATTTGCAAGCCGGTGATGTACCTTTCGTGAGTATGCATGGAAATGCTGATGCAACTGTGCCCTATGCTCATGCAATTATTGTTTCGCTTGGATACAGTGTGATGTATGTTGATGGAAGCAGTTCAATACACGCACGTGCTTTGGCAGTGGGCGTAAACAATCCATTTTATACGTTTAACGGAGCCGATCATGTACCCTATTTAAACAATGCTGCTTACCTTGACACAACCATCAATTATGTGCGCGATTTTTTACTTCCATTGGTTGCAGCAGCACCACTTAAAACTTCTTCAAATGTAAGCAGTGATGAGCAGTTGACTACCTATCCGAATCCAAGTGAAGGAACTATTTTCGTTGATTATACTTTTAAAAATTCATCCACACTTAAGTATGAACTAATTGACCTTAGTGGCCGAACTATTCAATCAGGAATATTGAATTCACAGTTGAATCAACTATCAACCAGTAAAGTAAAATCAGGATTGTATTTGCTGCAGCTAACTGATGAAGCTAAGCATAGCACACTTAGCAAAGTGATGGTGCGTTAA
- a CDS encoding aldose 1-epimerase family protein, with amino-acid sequence MQTIIHNNQLEITIHHKGAELSSIKNKAGKEFLWQADSKFWPRHAPVLFPIVGKLKDNKYNHNRSTYSLPQHGFARDKMFYKKSESDDFVVFYLNSDVETQLHYPFEFELMISYALIKNKLIVEYKVTNFGTGLMPFSIGAHPGFCCPIDADESFEDYTLQFEKAENLNRKLLVDGLFTGEEIPFLKNEKEVKLNNALFERDAIVVQNFKSNFLSLTSAKHAVKVGIAGFPYLGIWTKPGAPFVCIEPWFGISDKVSATGNLNEKEGIQILDPQKEFSCSYTLEFS; translated from the coding sequence ATGCAAACAATCATACACAATAATCAACTCGAAATTACCATCCATCACAAAGGGGCTGAGTTAAGCAGTATTAAAAACAAAGCAGGTAAGGAGTTTTTGTGGCAGGCCGATTCCAAATTCTGGCCTCGCCATGCGCCTGTATTATTTCCGATTGTTGGTAAACTGAAAGACAATAAGTACAATCATAATCGTTCAACATACTCATTGCCTCAACACGGGTTTGCGCGCGATAAAATGTTCTATAAGAAGTCAGAAAGCGACGATTTTGTTGTGTTTTATCTCAATTCGGATGTTGAAACCCAATTGCATTATCCCTTTGAATTTGAACTGATGATTAGTTATGCCTTAATTAAAAACAAACTGATTGTTGAATATAAGGTAACAAATTTTGGAACAGGACTGATGCCCTTCTCTATTGGTGCGCATCCCGGATTTTGTTGTCCAATTGATGCAGATGAAAGTTTTGAAGACTATACTTTGCAGTTTGAAAAGGCTGAAAACTTAAACCGAAAATTATTGGTTGATGGCTTGTTTACAGGAGAGGAAATCCCTTTTCTAAAGAATGAAAAAGAAGTTAAATTAAATAATGCTCTTTTTGAAAGAGATGCCATTGTTGTGCAAAATTTCAAGTCCAATTTTCTAAGCCTAACTTCTGCAAAGCATGCTGTAAAGGTTGGTATTGCAGGCTTTCCTTACCTGGGAATTTGGACTAAACCGGGAGCCCCGTTTGTATGCATCGAACCTTGGTTTGGAATTTCTGACAAGGTATCGGCAACTGGCAATTTAAATGAGAAAGAAGGAATACAAATACTGGATCCACAAAAGGAATTTTCGTGTTCGTACACGCTTGAGTTTAGCTAA
- a CDS encoding S41 family peptidase, with the protein MNRIALIFIGSLLIFFSTQVKSQSSSSQEGALKFRSVLDYIDYYYVDSTKSKKLVEDAIVGMLETLDPHSVYIPKEELQETNEPLTGNFEGVGIQFNLLFDTITVISPISGGPSEKVGIISGDKIIKIEGKNFAGMKIKNDDVIKNLRGAKGTKVTVSILRSGVSELLDFTITRDKIPLYSIDATYMATPTVGYIKLSRFAQTSMDEFAQSLRILKDKGAKDLILDLNDNGGGYLNIAFEIADQFLNDGKLIVYTEGLKSPKKTYNATSRGEFEKGRVIVLIDEGSASASEIVSGAMQDWDRALLIGRRTFGKGLVQNQFNLPDGSAMRLTIAKYYTPVGRCIQKPYNGKIENYYKDLNNRFKHGELTNVDSIKFPDSLKYSTPNNKIVYGGGGIMPDIFIPIDTSKSSLYYTNLIRKGILNQFTLSYLDKHRKELYAKYPTFDAYKKQFTVSQEMLDALIAAAEKEKIKKDEKGLAISGDVIKLQMKALLARDLWKNDSYYEIINEINNAYQKALEVFKNDTFKKYKINSY; encoded by the coding sequence AAAGCTAGTTGAAGATGCAATCGTTGGTATGCTCGAAACCCTTGATCCGCATTCAGTTTATATTCCCAAAGAAGAATTACAGGAAACCAACGAACCTCTAACCGGTAATTTTGAAGGTGTTGGAATTCAATTTAATTTATTGTTTGATACAATTACAGTTATTTCTCCAATATCCGGCGGGCCTTCCGAAAAGGTAGGAATTATTTCGGGTGATAAGATTATTAAAATTGAAGGGAAAAATTTTGCCGGAATGAAAATTAAAAACGACGACGTTATTAAAAATTTACGGGGAGCAAAAGGTACTAAAGTAACCGTTAGCATTCTGCGTTCAGGTGTAAGTGAATTGCTTGATTTTACGATAACCCGCGATAAAATTCCATTGTACAGTATTGATGCAACCTATATGGCAACACCTACTGTGGGTTATATTAAATTAAGCAGATTTGCGCAAACAAGTATGGACGAGTTTGCTCAATCGTTGCGTATACTTAAAGATAAAGGAGCAAAAGATTTGATTCTCGATTTAAACGATAATGGTGGTGGATACTTAAACATTGCATTCGAAATTGCCGATCAGTTTTTAAACGATGGAAAATTAATTGTGTACACCGAAGGTTTAAAATCGCCGAAAAAAACTTACAACGCAACGTCAAGGGGAGAGTTCGAAAAGGGGAGAGTAATTGTACTTATTGATGAAGGTTCTGCATCGGCAAGCGAAATAGTTTCGGGTGCTATGCAAGATTGGGATCGCGCTTTATTAATAGGCCGTAGAACTTTTGGAAAAGGCTTGGTGCAAAATCAATTTAATTTACCCGATGGTTCAGCTATGCGTTTAACCATTGCAAAATACTATACTCCGGTTGGTCGTTGCATTCAAAAACCTTACAACGGTAAAATTGAAAATTATTACAAAGATTTAAATAACCGTTTTAAACATGGAGAGTTAACCAACGTCGACAGTATTAAATTTCCTGATTCACTGAAGTATTCTACTCCCAATAATAAAATTGTTTATGGTGGTGGTGGAATTATGCCTGATATTTTTATTCCTATTGATACTTCAAAGTCATCACTTTATTATACCAATTTAATACGCAAAGGTATTTTGAATCAGTTTACTTTGTCTTATCTTGATAAGCATCGTAAGGAATTGTATGCAAAGTACCCAACTTTCGACGCATATAAAAAGCAATTTACCGTTAGCCAAGAGATGTTGGATGCATTAATTGCTGCAGCTGAAAAGGAAAAAATTAAGAAAGATGAAAAAGGTTTAGCTATTTCAGGTGATGTTATTAAACTCCAAATGAAAGCGCTACTAGCCCGCGATTTATGGAAAAACGATAGTTACTACGAAATTATTAATGAAATAAACAATGCTTATCAAAAGGCATTGGAAGTATTTAAGAATGATACTTTTAAGAAGTATAAAATCAATTCTTATTAA
- a CDS encoding NAD(P)-dependent oxidoreductase has translation MKILITGSNGLLGQKIVLDLITKPSIETIATSLGENRMPHANGYNYQSLDITNPDQIDAAINQFQPDAIIHTAAMTNVDACESQRESCWAQNVDSVSYFIKSIEKFSNNGGKRIHFIHLSTDFIFDGENGPYDELAKPNPLSYYALSKNESENLLINSSIKWSILRTAIVYGIVNRMSRTNIVLWAKDSLSKGNKINVVDDQFRSPTLAEDLAQGCILTAIQGKEGIFNISGKNIMSVLELVYAVADYWKLDKALVTPIKSATLNQAAKRPPRTGFILDKARKELGYEPHSFMEGLAILDKQLSDSN, from the coding sequence ATGAAAATTTTAATCACCGGAAGCAATGGACTACTTGGACAAAAAATTGTACTTGATTTAATTACTAAGCCTTCCATTGAAACAATTGCAACTTCATTAGGCGAAAACCGAATGCCACATGCGAATGGATATAATTATCAGTCGCTAGATATTACAAATCCTGATCAAATTGATGCTGCTATTAATCAATTTCAACCCGATGCAATTATTCATACTGCAGCCATGACCAATGTTGATGCTTGTGAATCTCAAAGAGAGAGTTGCTGGGCACAAAATGTTGATTCAGTTAGTTATTTTATTAAATCCATTGAAAAATTTTCGAACAATGGAGGTAAACGCATTCACTTTATTCACCTTAGTACCGACTTTATTTTTGATGGTGAAAATGGTCCTTATGACGAGCTGGCTAAGCCTAATCCATTGAGTTATTATGCACTTTCAAAAAATGAATCTGAAAATTTATTGATAAACAGTTCTATAAAATGGAGCATTTTACGTACAGCAATTGTATATGGAATTGTAAATCGTATGAGTAGAACTAATATCGTATTGTGGGCTAAAGATTCTCTGAGCAAAGGAAATAAAATTAATGTGGTTGACGATCAGTTTCGTTCACCAACTTTAGCCGAAGATTTAGCTCAAGGTTGTATACTTACCGCCATTCAAGGAAAAGAAGGTATTTTTAATATTTCCGGCAAAAACATCATGAGCGTGCTTGAATTAGTATATGCAGTTGCCGATTATTGGAAGTTAGATAAAGCCTTGGTGACACCAATAAAATCAGCAACTTTAAATCAAGCTGCAAAACGACCCCCGCGTACAGGTTTTATACTTGATAAAGCCAGAAAGGAATTAGGATACGAACCACATAGTTTTATGGAAGGACTTGCAATTCTTGACAAACAACTTAGTGATTCAAATTAA
- a CDS encoding GIY-YIG nuclease family protein produces MYAIIDIETTGGNPSNEKITEIAVFQHDGKRITDVFQTLIQPEKSIPPYISQITGITDSMVANAPRFFEIAKQLIQLTEGRVFVAHNASFDYNFIKNEYRQLGYEFKRKTLCTVKLSRKLIPGKKSYSLGKLCAELGIDIEDRHRAAGDARATVSLFEKLLASESAKLLIPGKKEDEAIDNLQLNLDKSWLKKLPEATGVYYFYNEAKELIYIGKSKNIRQRVLQHLTNDSSTKAIEMKNHIADIDFEITGSELVALLKESNEIKVHKPLYNRKQRRASFNYGVFVSYNEHGYLCISPQKTANSSLPLASFSSAAEAKNVLYQVVEKYGLCQKLCGLYDTDEACFHYSIKKCKGACIAVEDASEYNKRVKEAIKVFEQEYKNVLIIDRGISNEDKALILVENGKYKGYGYASTDFAANNPHQLKENIKSYPDNKDIQQILKSYLKNNKVEKLIRF; encoded by the coding sequence ATGTATGCAATCATAGATATTGAAACAACAGGAGGTAATCCTTCTAACGAGAAAATTACTGAAATAGCAGTATTTCAGCACGATGGAAAGCGCATTACTGATGTGTTTCAAACATTGATACAACCCGAAAAATCTATTCCACCATATATTTCTCAAATTACAGGAATAACAGATAGCATGGTAGCGAATGCTCCACGTTTTTTTGAAATTGCCAAACAATTAATTCAACTTACTGAAGGAAGAGTTTTTGTTGCACACAATGCATCCTTTGATTATAATTTTATTAAAAATGAATACCGTCAACTGGGCTATGAGTTTAAGCGTAAAACCTTATGTACCGTTAAACTTAGTCGTAAATTAATTCCCGGTAAGAAGTCTTACAGCTTAGGTAAATTATGTGCCGAACTAGGAATTGATATAGAAGACAGACACCGTGCAGCAGGCGATGCAAGAGCTACCGTTAGTTTGTTTGAAAAATTATTGGCAAGTGAATCTGCGAAGCTGCTCATTCCCGGAAAAAAGGAAGATGAAGCAATTGATAATTTGCAGCTTAATTTGGATAAATCCTGGTTGAAAAAATTACCTGAAGCAACCGGTGTCTATTATTTTTACAACGAGGCTAAGGAATTAATTTACATCGGAAAAAGTAAGAACATTCGGCAACGTGTTTTGCAACACCTTACAAACGATAGCAGCACCAAAGCTATTGAAATGAAGAATCACATAGCCGATATTGATTTTGAAATAACGGGTAGTGAATTGGTGGCATTATTAAAAGAATCGAATGAAATAAAAGTACACAAACCTTTATACAATAGAAAACAACGAAGAGCATCTTTTAATTACGGGGTTTTTGTTTCTTACAATGAACATGGCTATTTGTGTATTTCGCCCCAAAAAACAGCCAATTCCAGTCTTCCACTTGCTTCTTTTTCATCGGCTGCTGAAGCAAAAAATGTATTGTATCAGGTAGTTGAAAAATATGGACTTTGTCAAAAATTGTGCGGCTTGTACGATACTGATGAAGCCTGTTTTCATTACAGTATTAAGAAATGTAAAGGAGCCTGTATTGCTGTTGAAGATGCAAGCGAATACAACAAAAGGGTAAAAGAAGCAATCAAAGTTTTTGAACAGGAATATAAAAATGTGCTCATCATTGATCGGGGTATTTCGAATGAAGACAAAGCCTTGATTTTGGTTGAAAATGGTAAATACAAAGGCTATGGTTATGCAAGCACCGATTTTGCTGCAAATAATCCGCATCAGTTGAAGGAAAATATTAAGTCCTATCCCGATAATAAAGACATACAGCAAATTTTAAAAAGCTATCTCAAGAATAATAAAGTTGAAAAGCTGATTCGCTTTTAA
- a CDS encoding YncE family protein — MKVKQSTQFFVLLASACLFLYTCKVDKPIIDLEGSGYPDEIGKIVLTKCAVSGCHTDKSKEGAAGLSLETWDKLFEGTRNGATVIPYSHTQSTFFLFTNTYTQLGVSVSPSMPVGEDPLNVAQVIKLRDWIDEGAPNKDGFVKFSDNPNRKKIYITNQGCDLVTVLDAETGLPMRYVKVGHTLLNESPHSIRVSPDGKYWYVVFINGAYFQKFRTSDDTFVGEINIGLGSWNTFAITADSKYAFTADWNANGSVLYLDLENLTVKKKFAGSGLFVFPHGTLLNATNNLLYITAQYGNFIYKLNITNPLFPNISEITLDGSPQSSTTPKLFDPHEVAFCPDNSKYYVTCQYTNEVRVFKASNDSLIAKIATGSYPQEMSFSETTPYLFVTCPEDSVTFPGKRGSVAVINYQTNSLVKILFTSWQPHGVAVDDAKGLVYVANRNANTDGPAPHHSSDCGGRNGSVSTIDLQTLSVQNKKTELSVDPYSVAVKK, encoded by the coding sequence ATGAAAGTAAAACAAAGCACACAATTTTTCGTATTGCTGGCTAGTGCTTGTTTGTTCCTTTATACCTGCAAAGTTGATAAGCCAATAATTGATTTGGAAGGTAGTGGTTATCCTGACGAAATAGGAAAAATTGTTCTCACCAAATGTGCTGTTAGTGGTTGTCATACCGATAAAAGTAAAGAAGGAGCTGCAGGATTGTCACTTGAAACCTGGGACAAACTTTTTGAAGGTACACGCAATGGAGCCACGGTTATTCCATACTCTCATACCCAAAGCACATTCTTTTTATTTACCAATACTTATACTCAATTAGGTGTTTCGGTTAGTCCTTCAATGCCGGTTGGTGAAGATCCATTGAATGTAGCACAGGTGATAAAACTACGCGATTGGATTGATGAAGGTGCGCCCAACAAAGATGGATTTGTAAAATTTTCAGATAATCCCAACCGTAAAAAAATATACATTACCAACCAAGGTTGCGATTTGGTTACAGTGCTGGATGCCGAAACAGGTTTACCCATGCGCTATGTTAAAGTTGGTCATACTCTCTTAAATGAATCACCTCATTCTATTCGAGTTTCACCAGATGGGAAGTATTGGTATGTAGTTTTTATTAACGGTGCCTACTTTCAAAAATTCAGAACAAGCGACGATACCTTTGTTGGTGAAATAAATATAGGACTTGGAAGTTGGAATACCTTTGCAATTACCGCCGATTCAAAATATGCTTTTACTGCCGACTGGAATGCCAATGGGAGTGTATTATACCTTGATTTGGAAAATTTAACTGTAAAGAAAAAATTTGCCGGGAGCGGATTATTTGTTTTCCCACATGGTACCTTGCTTAATGCAACCAATAATTTGCTTTACATTACGGCACAGTATGGAAATTTTATCTATAAATTGAATATTACAAATCCACTTTTTCCAAACATTAGCGAAATAACTTTAGACGGTTCCCCTCAAAGCAGTACCACACCTAAATTATTTGATCCACATGAGGTGGCTTTTTGTCCGGATAATTCAAAGTACTATGTTACCTGTCAATATACTAACGAGGTTCGTGTATTTAAAGCGAGCAACGATTCACTAATCGCTAAAATAGCCACCGGTAGCTATCCTCAAGAAATGAGTTTTTCGGAAACAACACCTTATTTGTTCGTTACTTGTCCTGAAGATTCAGTGACTTTTCCGGGTAAAAGAGGCTCTGTTGCGGTAATTAATTATCAAACCAATAGCTTGGTAAAAATTTTATTTACCAGTTGGCAACCACACGGTGTTGCTGTTGATGATGCCAAGGGATTAGTGTATGTTGCCAACCGAAATGCGAACACCGATGGACCAGCTCCACACCATAGTTCCGATTGTGGTGGCCGCAACGGCAGTGTTTCAACCATCGATTTACAAACACTCAGCGTACAAAACAAAAAAACAGAATTATCTGTAGATCCTTATTCTGTTGCTGTTAAAAAATAA
- a CDS encoding DUF393 domain-containing protein, with product MIDSYSILIFDGECNLCNTWVKLVLRFDKKQRFKFCSLQSEIGRKLIGDKISLETLPVTVVLIENEKLYTHSTAALRVVQQLAFPVSMLVVFKIIPVKVRDGIYNWIARNRYKWFGKQQSCMVPEANIMHRFL from the coding sequence ATGATTGACTCCTACAGCATACTTATTTTCGATGGTGAATGTAATTTGTGCAATACCTGGGTGAAATTGGTTTTGCGTTTCGATAAAAAGCAACGTTTTAAGTTTTGTTCATTGCAGTCTGAAATAGGCCGTAAATTAATTGGCGACAAAATTTCACTTGAAACTTTGCCCGTGACAGTTGTATTAATTGAGAATGAGAAGTTGTATACTCATTCAACCGCTGCGCTAAGAGTAGTTCAGCAATTAGCTTTTCCGGTATCCATGCTCGTTGTGTTTAAAATCATTCCTGTTAAAGTGCGCGATGGTATTTATAATTGGATTGCCCGTAATCGCTACAAATGGTTTGGAAAGCAGCAAAGTTGCATGGTTCCTGAAGCCAATATTATGCATCGCTTTCTGTAA